A genomic region of Nostoc sp. UHCC 0702 contains the following coding sequences:
- a CDS encoding transposase has translation MRFTKLNYCQYLLSSQINYTVTNLAEHLDQISHDKINRYLKNEKLTPRLLWDNVKDIVQVSDTAYLVFDDTVLDKRYATEIETSKRQYSGNQHGVIQGIGLINCIYVNHEEGKFWVVDYRIYDPDSDGKTKIDHVTEMLQNLVYHKVLPFQAVLMDSWYATNKLMLYIDGLGKYYYCPLKRNRLVDDTNCLENYKRIESLSWNEEELISGKIIKIKKFPQAKKVKLFRVTVSTDRTDFIATNDLSQDSTDVVQKVCKVRWKIEEFHRELKQLTGIESCQCRKGRIQRNHIACAILVWLRLKNLAYITGQTIYQIKHGLLSNYLVQQLKRPAVPMFIA, from the coding sequence ATGAGATTTACTAAACTTAACTATTGCCAATACTTGTTGAGCAGTCAGATTAATTATACAGTCACGAATTTGGCAGAGCATTTAGATCAGATCAGTCATGATAAAATTAACCGTTATCTCAAAAATGAAAAGTTAACACCTCGTTTGCTTTGGGATAATGTTAAAGATATCGTCCAAGTGAGTGATACTGCATATCTAGTTTTTGATGACACGGTGCTGGATAAACGATACGCCACAGAAATAGAGACAAGTAAACGACAATATAGTGGCAACCAACATGGTGTAATCCAGGGTATCGGCTTAATAAATTGTATATATGTCAATCATGAAGAAGGAAAATTTTGGGTGGTTGACTATCGTATTTATGACCCAGACTCAGATGGTAAAACTAAAATAGACCATGTAACAGAAATGCTGCAAAACCTTGTATATCATAAGGTTTTACCATTCCAAGCTGTGTTAATGGACAGTTGGTATGCCACAAATAAATTAATGTTATACATTGATGGCTTAGGAAAATATTATTATTGTCCTTTGAAACGTAATCGACTTGTAGATGATACTAATTGTCTTGAAAATTATAAAAGGATTGAATCATTATCTTGGAATGAGGAGGAGTTGATATCAGGTAAAATAATAAAAATAAAAAAGTTTCCTCAAGCTAAAAAAGTGAAACTATTCCGAGTAACTGTCTCGACCGACAGAACGGATTTTATCGCTACAAACGATTTATCTCAAGATTCTACGGATGTTGTACAAAAAGTGTGTAAGGTTCGATGGAAAATTGAAGAGTTTCACCGCGAATTAAAGCAATTGACTGGCATTGAATCATGTCAATGCCGTAAGGGTCGTATTCAAAGAAATCATATCGCCTGCGCTATTTTAGTCTGGCTTCGGCTCAAAAATTTAGCTTATATAACTGGTCAAACAATTTATCAAATTAAGCATGGACTACTATCTAATTATTTAGTTCAGCAACTAAAACGTCCGGCTGTTCCTATGTTTATCGCGTAG
- a CDS encoding FG-GAP repeat protein, whose protein sequence is MVNSVLNLSDLNGSNGFVINGVDVFDYSGRSVSSAGDINGDGIHDLIIGASGADSNGQERAGSSYVVFGSSSGMSASLNLSSLDGSNGFVINGIDANDLSGRSVSSAGDINSDGFDDLIIGASFASPNGQNNAGSSYVVFGSSSGFDASLNLSSLDGSNGFVINGVNANDASGFSVSNAGDINSDGIDDLIIGAIGADPNGQFITGSSYVVFGSSSGFGASLNLSSLDGSNGFVVNGIDAYDGLGFSVSSAGDINGDGINDVVIGAFNASPNGQSSAGSSYVVFGSSSGFGANLNLSSLDGSNGFVINGIDVFGNSGTSVSSAGDMNGDGFDDLIIGAPGVSRNGQERLGSSYVVFGSSSGMSASLNLSSLDGSNGFVINGIDAYDFSGSVSSAGDINGDGIDDLIIGALGADPNGQERAGSSYVVFGSSSGFGASFNLLSLDGSNGFVINGIDAFDYSGFSVSSAGDINGDGIDDLIIGAYRADPNGQNNAGESYVVFGFAAAATTNEDTAVTILASNILRRYADADGDTLTISSFTNPSNGTLTFNDNSTPDDPSEDFFIYTPNANYNGTDSFTYTVSDRNGGSLTGTFNLNVKSVNDAPTLVEAIADQTATVDSAFSFTIDANTFSDVDAGDILTYSATNENGDALPTWLVFDAATRTFSGTPSSDNSGIFNIKVTASDIQGATEQDIFALTVVIKGTDGNDTLTGTAGNDILDGGAGSDRLIGNTGNDTYIVDSIRTYATVTSNGAV, encoded by the coding sequence ATGGTGAATTCAGTTTTGAATCTGTCTGACCTCAATGGCAGCAATGGCTTTGTGATTAACGGTGTTGATGTGTTTGACTACTCAGGCCGCTCCGTCAGCAGTGCAGGGGATATTAACGGTGACGGTATCCATGACCTGATTATTGGGGCATCTGGTGCCGACTCTAACGGTCAGGAGAGAGCGGGGTCAAGCTATGTGGTGTTTGGCAGCAGCAGTGGCATGAGTGCCAGTCTCAACCTCTCGTCTTTGGATGGCAGCAATGGCTTTGTGATTAACGGCATTGATGCAAATGACTTATCAGGCCGCTCCGTTAGCAGTGCGGGGGACATCAACAGCGACGGCTTCGACGACCTGATTATTGGGGCATCTTTTGCCTCCCCCAACGGTCAGAATAATGCAGGGTCAAGCTACGTGGTGTTTGGTAGTAGCAGCGGCTTTGATGCTAGTCTCAACCTCTCGTCTTTGGATGGCAGCAATGGCTTTGTGATTAATGGCGTTAATGCGAATGACGCTTCAGGCTTCTCCGTCAGCAATGCAGGGGACATCAACAGTGATGGCATTGATGACCTGATTATCGGGGCAATTGGCGCTGACCCTAACGGTCAGTTTATTACAGGGTCAAGCTACGTGGTGTTTGGCAGCAGCAGTGGCTTTGGAGCTAGTCTCAACCTCTCGTCTTTGGATGGCAGCAATGGCTTTGTGGTTAACGGCATTGATGCGTATGACGGCTTAGGCTTTTCCGTTAGTAGTGCGGGGGACATTAACGGTGACGGCATTAATGACGTGGTTATCGGGGCATTTAATGCCTCCCCCAACGGTCAGTCCTCTGCCGGGTCAAGCTACGTGGTATTTGGTAGTAGCAGTGGCTTTGGAGCTAATCTCAACCTCTCGTCTTTGGATGGCAGCAACGGCTTTGTGATTAACGGCATTGATGTGTTTGGCAACTCAGGTACCTCCGTAAGCAGTGCAGGAGACATGAACGGCGACGGCTTCGATGACCTGATTATCGGGGCACCTGGTGTCTCCCGCAACGGTCAGGAGAGGCTAGGGTCAAGCTACGTGGTGTTTGGCAGCAGCAGTGGCATGAGTGCCAGTCTCAACCTCTCGTCCCTGGATGGTAGTAACGGCTTTGTGATTAACGGCATTGATGCGTATGACTTCTCAGGCTCCGTCAGCAGTGCGGGGGACATCAACGGTGATGGCATTGATGACCTGATTATTGGGGCATTAGGTGCCGACCCCAACGGTCAGGAGAGAGCAGGGTCGAGCTACGTGGTGTTTGGCAGCAGCAGTGGCTTTGGCGCTAGCTTCAATCTATTGTCCCTGGATGGCAGCAACGGCTTTGTGATTAACGGCATTGATGCGTTTGACTACTCAGGCTTTTCGGTCAGCAGTGCGGGGGATATCAACGGCGATGGCATTGATGACCTGATTATCGGCGCATATCGTGCCGACCCCAACGGTCAGAATAATGCAGGAGAGAGCTACGTTGTGTTTGGCTTTGCGGCTGCGGCTACCACCAACGAAGATACTGCCGTGACAATCCTTGCCAGCAATATTCTACGTAGATATGCTGATGCAGATGGCGATACTTTAACCATTAGTAGCTTCACCAACCCCAGTAACGGCACACTCACTTTCAATGACAACAGCACTCCAGACGACCCCAGCGAAGACTTTTTCATCTACACCCCCAATGCCAACTACAACGGTACTGACAGTTTCACCTATACTGTCAGCGATCGCAATGGTGGCAGCCTCACGGGTACTTTTAACCTCAATGTTAAGTCTGTTAATGATGCACCAACCTTAGTTGAGGCGATCGCCGACCAAACAGCCACAGTTGACAGTGCTTTCAGCTTCACTATTGACGCTAATACCTTCAGTGATGTCGATGCAGGCGATATTCTCACCTACTCTGCAACAAATGAAAACGGTGACGCATTACCAACTTGGCTAGTCTTCGATGCTGCAACTCGTACTTTCAGCGGCACACCCAGCAGTGATAATTCAGGCATCTTCAATATCAAAGTTACAGCCAGCGATATTCAAGGAGCAACAGAGCAAGATATTTTTGCCCTCACAGTCGTCATCAAAGGCACTGATGGAAATGATACCCTCACTGGTACTGCTGGCAATGATATCCTTGATGGGGGTGCAGGCAGCGATCGCTTAATCGGCAATACAGGCAACGATACTTACATTGTCGATAGTATCAGGACTTACGCAACTGTCACAAGCAATGGTGCGGTGTAA
- a CDS encoding ABC transporter substrate-binding protein — protein MTNLSRRKFIFTTSAAAAASIVAHGCSSGSNTASTNNQAPSAAPAANTSTVANAPKVETTKAKLGFIALTDSAPLIIAKEKGLFAKYGMTDVEVIKQKSWPVTRDNLKIGSSGGGIDGAHILSPMPYLMTINDKVPMYLLARLNTNGQAISVANKFKDLKVNLESKGLKEAAIQGKANKQALKFGITFPGGTHDLWMRYWLAAGGINPDQDVVLQPVPPPQMVANTKVGTIDSFCVGEPWNAQLVNQKLGYSALVTGELWKDHPEKAFAMRKDWVDKNPNATQALLMAILEAQQWCEQPENKEEMCKICSDRKYFNVAVADILERSKGNIDFGDGRTQQNFPYRMKFWADNASYPYKSHDIWFLTEEIRWGYLPKDTKVKEIVNQVNKEDLWKQAAKAIGVPDAEIPQSSSRGIETFFDGVKFDPEKPEAYLQGLKIKKV, from the coding sequence ATGACAAACCTTTCAAGAAGAAAATTTATTTTCACCACAAGTGCTGCTGCTGCCGCTTCTATTGTGGCTCACGGTTGTTCTTCTGGCAGTAATACAGCCTCAACAAATAATCAAGCACCTTCTGCGGCTCCAGCTGCCAATACTTCTACAGTAGCTAACGCACCGAAGGTAGAGACAACTAAAGCTAAATTAGGATTCATCGCTCTCACTGATTCTGCTCCCCTAATTATTGCTAAAGAAAAGGGCTTATTTGCCAAATACGGCATGACCGATGTTGAAGTCATTAAGCAAAAATCTTGGCCTGTCACCCGTGACAACTTGAAAATTGGCTCATCTGGTGGTGGTATTGATGGCGCACACATCCTCAGCCCCATGCCTTACCTGATGACCATTAACGATAAAGTGCCAATGTATCTTTTGGCAAGGTTAAATACCAATGGTCAGGCGATTTCTGTTGCCAATAAATTTAAAGACCTCAAGGTAAATTTAGAAAGTAAGGGACTGAAAGAAGCTGCTATTCAAGGCAAAGCTAATAAACAAGCTTTGAAATTTGGTATTACTTTCCCTGGTGGTACTCATGATTTATGGATGCGGTATTGGTTAGCTGCTGGTGGGATCAATCCAGACCAAGATGTAGTTTTGCAACCCGTACCACCACCGCAAATGGTAGCAAACACAAAAGTCGGTACTATCGATTCTTTCTGTGTGGGAGAACCTTGGAACGCTCAATTAGTAAACCAAAAATTAGGTTATTCAGCTTTAGTTACAGGCGAGTTGTGGAAAGATCATCCAGAAAAAGCCTTTGCGATGCGGAAAGATTGGGTTGATAAAAATCCTAATGCTACACAAGCTTTGTTGATGGCAATTTTGGAAGCTCAACAGTGGTGTGAGCAGCCAGAAAATAAAGAGGAGATGTGCAAAATCTGCTCTGATCGTAAATACTTTAACGTTGCTGTCGCAGATATTTTAGAGAGATCTAAAGGTAATATTGACTTCGGTGATGGTCGTACTCAGCAAAACTTTCCATATCGCATGAAGTTCTGGGCAGATAATGCTTCCTATCCTTACAAAAGCCATGATATTTGGTTTTTAACAGAAGAAATTCGTTGGGGCTATCTGCCAAAAGATACCAAAGTTAAGGAAATAGTCAACCAAGTGAATAAAGAGGATTTATGGAAACAAGCAGCCAAAGCTATTGGTGTGCCTGATGCCGAAATTCCTCAGAGTAGTTCTCGTGGAATTGAGACTTTCTTTGATGGTGTGAAATTTGACCCGGAAAAACCAGAAGCATATTTACAGGGTTTAAAAATTAAGAAAGTTTAA
- a CDS encoding M10 family metallopeptidase C-terminal domain-containing protein: protein MEYLTLTGTANITGTGNNLDNTITGNIGNNLLKGLAGNDTLLGNAGDDTLIGGAGNDILTGGSGSDRFLFGSGAVFTNSSFGVDSLTDFVKGTDKIALSKTSFNALSTTFNAGEFTTINTEIANEANIAGASSGKIVYNLATGNLLYNPNGTTAGLDNGGLFATLAGIPNLDTNDFLFVA from the coding sequence GTGGAATATTTAACCCTCACCGGAACAGCTAACATCACTGGAACAGGCAATAATTTAGACAATACTATTACTGGCAATATCGGTAACAATCTCCTCAAAGGACTTGCTGGTAATGATACACTTTTGGGCAATGCTGGTGATGACACCTTAATTGGTGGTGCTGGTAATGATATTCTGACTGGAGGTTCGGGAAGCGATCGCTTTTTGTTTGGCAGTGGTGCCGTTTTTACTAACAGTAGCTTCGGTGTAGATAGTCTTACAGATTTTGTCAAAGGAACAGACAAAATAGCTTTGAGTAAAACTTCTTTCAACGCTCTAAGTACTACTTTCAATGCTGGGGAATTTACCACCATCAATACAGAGATTGCCAATGAAGCAAACATAGCTGGTGCTAGCAGTGGCAAGATTGTTTACAACTTGGCTACAGGCAATTTGCTATACAACCCCAATGGTACAACTGCTGGTTTAGACAATGGGGGATTATTTGCCACCCTGGCTGGAATACCAAATCTTGATACTAATGATTTCTTATTTGTAGCGTAA
- the ntrB gene encoding nitrate ABC transporter permease has translation MAATLGSRTVRKNHRQRFNKLVLQKIVPPLVALAIFLVIWQLLCLNPNFKLPGPIETFSETWNPFIIHPFFDNGESDKGLGWQILSSLGRVGLGFSLAAIVGVVLGILIGGNKLIYNAVDPIFQVLRTVPPLAWLPISLAAFQQANPSAIFVIFITSIWPILINTTVGVQQIPQDYINVARVLRLKGVKYFLKVVFPATVPYIFTGLRIGIGLSWLAIVAAEMLVGGVGIGSFIWDAYNTTTETNLSEIILALIYVGLVGLMLDRIVGFIASKVVTE, from the coding sequence ATGGCAGCTACCCTTGGAAGTCGTACTGTTAGAAAAAATCATCGCCAGCGTTTCAATAAACTAGTTTTACAAAAAATTGTGCCGCCACTGGTAGCATTAGCTATTTTTTTAGTGATTTGGCAACTATTATGTTTAAATCCGAACTTTAAGTTACCTGGGCCGATAGAAACATTTTCAGAAACTTGGAACCCTTTTATCATTCATCCATTTTTTGATAATGGAGAAAGTGATAAAGGCTTAGGTTGGCAGATACTTAGTAGTTTAGGAAGAGTTGGTTTAGGCTTTTCGTTAGCCGCCATTGTCGGTGTTGTCTTGGGAATTTTGATTGGGGGTAATAAATTAATTTATAATGCCGTAGATCCTATATTTCAAGTATTGCGAACTGTACCACCTTTAGCATGGTTGCCAATTTCGTTAGCAGCATTCCAACAGGCTAATCCTTCAGCAATTTTCGTCATTTTTATTACATCTATTTGGCCGATTTTAATTAACACCACTGTTGGTGTACAACAAATTCCTCAAGATTATATAAATGTAGCCAGAGTTTTGCGTTTAAAAGGAGTAAAGTATTTTTTGAAAGTGGTCTTTCCCGCCACTGTTCCTTATATATTCACAGGCTTACGTATAGGCATTGGTTTATCTTGGTTAGCAATTGTGGCGGCAGAAATGTTAGTCGGGGGTGTAGGGATTGGTTCGTTTATTTGGGATGCCTACAATACCACCACAGAAACTAATTTGAGCGAAATTATCCTGGCACTAATTTATGTTGGTTTGGTCGGCTTGATGCTTGATAGAATAGTTGGCTTTATAGCTAGCAAAGTTGTAACAGAATAG
- a CDS encoding ferredoxin--nitrite reductase: protein MTDTATTTKTSLNKFEKFKAEKDGLAVKEEIEKFASLGWEAMDETDRDHRLKWVGVFFRPVTPGKFMMRMRMPNGILTSNQMRVLASVVQRYGDEGSADITTRQNIQLRGIRIEDLPDIFNRFHAVGLTSVQSGMDNVRNITGDPVAGLDGDELYDTRELVQQIQDMLTNKGEGNPEFTNLPRKFNIAITGGRDNSVHAEINDLAFVPAFKEAGEQGSKGAGGEVENSSSSPSSPSSPSSPSSPSSPSSPSSPSSPRFGFNIIVGGFFSAKRCEAAIPLNAWVAPEDVVSVCRAVLEVFRDHGSRANRLKSRLMWLIDEWGLEKFRQEVEKRLGKSLSPAAPKDEIDWEKRDHIGVYKQKQPGLNYVGLHIPVGKLYAEDMFGIASLAEVYGSGEIRFTVEQNIIIPNVPDSRLAIFLTEPLLERFSIDPGLLTRSLVSCTGAQFCNFALIETKNRALAMIKALEAELTFIRPVRIHWTGCPNSCGQPQVADIGLMGTKTRKDGKTVEGVDIYMGGKVGKDAHLGTCVTKGIPCEDLQPVLQDLLIKHFGAKLKQEDLVISS from the coding sequence ATGACAGACACAGCAACTACCACCAAAACTAGCCTCAATAAGTTTGAGAAATTCAAAGCCGAAAAAGATGGACTAGCCGTCAAGGAGGAGATAGAAAAATTTGCCTCTTTAGGCTGGGAAGCAATGGATGAAACAGACCGTGATCATCGACTTAAGTGGGTGGGTGTGTTCTTTCGCCCAGTTACCCCAGGCAAGTTTATGATGCGGATGCGGATGCCTAATGGTATTCTTACCAGCAATCAGATGCGTGTTTTAGCCTCAGTAGTGCAGCGCTACGGAGATGAGGGCAGTGCTGACATTACTACGAGACAAAATATCCAATTACGGGGGATCAGAATTGAAGACTTACCAGATATCTTTAATAGATTTCACGCAGTTGGTTTAACCAGTGTCCAGTCAGGGATGGATAACGTCCGTAATATCACAGGTGATCCTGTAGCTGGGTTGGATGGAGATGAGTTGTATGACACCAGAGAGTTGGTACAGCAAATTCAGGATATGCTCACCAATAAAGGCGAAGGCAACCCAGAATTTACCAACCTCCCCCGAAAATTTAACATTGCAATCACCGGCGGACGAGACAATTCTGTTCACGCAGAGATTAATGATTTAGCTTTCGTCCCAGCCTTTAAGGAAGCAGGGGAGCAGGGGAGCAAGGGTGCAGGGGGGGAAGTAGAAAATTCTTCCTCATCTCCCTCATCCCCCTCATCTCCCTCATCTCCCTCATCCCCCTCATCTCCCTCATCCCCCTCATCCCCCTCATCCCCAAGATTTGGATTTAACATCATCGTCGGTGGCTTTTTCTCAGCTAAACGTTGTGAAGCGGCGATTCCTCTCAATGCTTGGGTGGCTCCTGAAGATGTGGTAAGTGTGTGTAGAGCGGTTTTAGAAGTTTTTCGTGACCACGGTTCACGCGCCAATCGGTTGAAATCTCGCCTGATGTGGCTGATTGATGAATGGGGTTTAGAAAAGTTTCGCCAAGAAGTTGAGAAGCGTTTGGGTAAATCCTTGTCACCCGCAGCCCCAAAGGACGAAATCGACTGGGAAAAACGCGACCATATCGGCGTATATAAACAAAAGCAGCCAGGATTAAACTACGTAGGTTTGCATATTCCTGTTGGTAAATTGTATGCCGAAGATATGTTTGGAATTGCCAGTTTAGCTGAAGTTTACGGCAGTGGTGAAATTCGGTTTACAGTTGAGCAAAACATCATTATCCCCAATGTTCCCGACTCGCGTTTAGCAATATTTTTAACAGAACCGTTACTAGAAAGATTTTCCATTGATCCTGGTTTATTGACGCGATCGCTAGTTTCCTGCACAGGCGCACAATTTTGCAACTTTGCCCTCATCGAAACCAAAAACCGCGCCCTGGCAATGATTAAAGCCTTAGAAGCCGAGTTAACATTCATTCGTCCAGTGCGAATTCACTGGACTGGTTGCCCTAACTCTTGCGGACAGCCCCAAGTTGCCGATATCGGCTTAATGGGGACTAAAACTCGTAAAGATGGCAAAACCGTGGAAGGAGTTGACATCTACATGGGTGGCAAAGTCGGCAAAGACGCTCATTTAGGAACTTGTGTCACCAAAGGCATACCCTGCGAAGACTTGCAACCAGTATTACAAGACTTACTCATCAAACACTTCGGGGCAAAACTCAAGCAAGAAGACCTAGTAATTAGTAGTTAA
- a CDS encoding DHH family phosphoesterase produces the protein MPEQQWTQATTEQPPDWFIQIVKQHTPLSSGLYAAQLLWQRGIKDSKQLTAFINYKAYQPTSPFEFGQEMQLAVERLQKARNFAEKIAIWGDFDADGITSTAVLWDGLGQFFSQKTQLVYYIPNRLTESHGLNNQGIDNLAKQGCQLIVTCDTGSTNINEIIYAKQLGIDIIVTDHHTLAEQRPPVTAIINPRYLPNSHQLFHLSGVAVAYKLVEALYQTLPDVPQDPLENLLDLVAVGLIADLVQLSGDCRYLAQLGIQRLQEDFKQPATARRRPGIGRLLELCQKSGDRPTDISFGLGPRINAVSRIQGDAGFCVELLTSRDAKRCNQLAEVTELANTRRKSLQKDVQAQVTQKLSQLDLSTTSVIVLVDAQWPVGVLGLVAGQVAQETGRPTILLSTEGLEEQGSRGAGEQGGGGAGEDFTPTPDSRLSTPLARGSARSVNSVDLYQLVKEQAHLLHRFGGHPFAAGLSLPIENIPLFTEAINQQLRQSLGSTTLTPTVQADLTVTVADLGKELFLELKLLEPCGMGNPVPKLLIQDCWFKNTWHRNQQDWQGKKVQYIKTEFDIWDDSAKSPFPGVWWGHYKDELPIGKCDCIAELDYNSFKKRYEIRLIAVRPSINSALTTHPFGVRQSLMGETPSEWLAHYSPLILDWRNQEQSTVNSQQSTVNSQQSSVISQQSTVNSQQSALILENCPTSWDDLRGWLRRSLYNQQQLAIAWSKPNHQPPDQIWVTLVGIAKYLSRTNQLVTRVQLLEKLGITDQALLLGIKALKYWGFTVTRQDRYLQFTWNHSTVFETNGEATVGQFLAAVSEEQFQQNYFAEVPLSTIVAMINSQ, from the coding sequence ATGCCAGAACAACAGTGGACTCAAGCAACAACTGAACAACCGCCTGATTGGTTTATCCAAATAGTGAAACAGCATACACCTTTATCAAGTGGACTGTATGCAGCACAATTATTGTGGCAACGGGGAATAAAAGACAGTAAACAATTAACAGCTTTTATTAACTATAAAGCTTATCAGCCCACAAGTCCCTTTGAGTTTGGGCAAGAAATGCAACTAGCGGTGGAACGGTTGCAAAAGGCGCGTAATTTTGCTGAAAAAATAGCTATTTGGGGAGATTTTGATGCTGATGGTATTACATCCACTGCTGTGTTGTGGGATGGCTTGGGGCAATTTTTTAGCCAAAAGACTCAGTTAGTTTATTACATTCCCAATCGTCTCACAGAATCTCACGGACTCAACAATCAAGGAATTGATAATTTAGCAAAACAAGGTTGTCAATTAATAGTTACTTGCGACACAGGTAGCACTAATATTAATGAAATTATTTATGCCAAACAGCTAGGTATAGATATCATAGTTACAGACCACCACACCTTAGCTGAACAACGCCCACCAGTCACAGCAATTATTAATCCTCGCTATCTACCAAACTCACATCAACTGTTTCATCTTTCTGGGGTGGCGGTGGCTTACAAATTGGTAGAAGCCCTTTATCAAACTTTACCTGATGTTCCTCAAGACCCGTTGGAAAATTTATTAGATTTAGTGGCAGTAGGGTTAATTGCCGACTTGGTGCAGCTAAGTGGAGATTGTCGTTATTTAGCGCAATTGGGAATTCAACGATTACAAGAAGATTTTAAACAGCCAGCCACAGCGCGACGACGACCAGGGATAGGGCGTTTATTGGAATTGTGCCAGAAAAGCGGCGATCGCCCCACAGATATTTCCTTTGGCTTGGGGCCGCGAATCAACGCCGTCAGCCGCATCCAAGGTGATGCGGGCTTTTGTGTAGAACTGTTGACTAGTCGGGATGCTAAACGTTGCAATCAATTAGCTGAAGTCACAGAACTAGCAAACACTCGCCGTAAATCTTTACAAAAAGATGTACAAGCCCAAGTAACGCAAAAACTCAGCCAGTTAGACTTATCAACCACCAGCGTCATTGTTTTAGTAGATGCCCAATGGCCTGTCGGTGTATTGGGTTTAGTCGCTGGACAAGTTGCACAAGAAACAGGACGCCCGACGATTTTGTTAAGTACGGAGGGGCTAGAGGAGCAGGGGAGCAGGGGAGCAGGGGAGCAGGGGGGCGGGGGAGCAGGGGAAGATTTTACCCCGACTCCCGACTCCCGACTCTCAACTCCCCTAGCAAGAGGTTCCGCCCGTTCAGTAAATTCTGTAGATTTATACCAATTGGTGAAAGAACAAGCTCATTTGTTGCATCGGTTTGGGGGACATCCTTTTGCAGCGGGTTTGAGTTTGCCTATTGAAAATATTCCTTTATTTACAGAAGCGATTAATCAGCAGTTACGGCAATCTTTGGGCAGTACAACTCTGACACCAACAGTGCAAGCAGACTTGACGGTGACAGTAGCAGATTTAGGCAAAGAGTTATTTTTGGAATTGAAACTGTTAGAACCTTGTGGAATGGGGAATCCGGTTCCGAAACTGTTAATTCAAGATTGCTGGTTTAAAAATACTTGGCATCGCAATCAACAAGATTGGCAAGGGAAAAAGGTGCAGTATATTAAAACCGAGTTTGACATTTGGGATGATTCTGCTAAAAGTCCTTTTCCTGGTGTCTGGTGGGGACATTATAAAGATGAATTACCCATAGGGAAGTGTGATTGCATAGCAGAACTAGACTACAACAGCTTTAAAAAACGCTATGAAATCAGATTAATTGCCGTCCGTCCCAGCATTAACTCAGCACTCACCACCCACCCGTTTGGGGTTCGCCAGTCACTCATGGGGGAAACCCCCTCTGAGTGGCTGGCTCACTACTCACCACTCATCTTAGACTGGCGAAATCAGGAACAGTCAACAGTCAACAGTCAACAGTCAACAGTCAACAGTCAACAGTCATCAGTCATCAGTCAACAGTCAACAGTCAACAGTCAACAGTCAGCGCTCATTCTTGAAAACTGTCCCACTAGCTGGGATGATTTACGTGGCTGGTTAAGACGATCGCTTTACAATCAGCAACAATTAGCGATCGCCTGGTCTAAACCCAACCACCAACCACCTGACCAAATTTGGGTAACTCTTGTAGGAATTGCCAAATATCTCAGTCGTACAAATCAACTAGTCACTCGCGTACAACTTTTAGAAAAACTTGGCATAACCGATCAAGCCTTACTTTTGGGAATCAAAGCTTTAAAATATTGGGGCTTTACTGTCACTAGACAAGACCGTTATTTGCAATTCACTTGGAATCATAGCACCGTCTTTGAAACCAATGGCGAAGCAACTGTTGGACAGTTTTTAGCCGCCGTCAGCGAAGAGCAATTTCAGCAAAACTACTTTGCCGAAGTACCTTTATCTACTATTGTGGCAATGATTAATAGTCAGTAG
- a CDS encoding ubiquinol-cytochrome c reductase iron-sulfur subunit yields the protein MKRRDFINWVGLGWIASSLPVAIAACTSQTTAPTSKASGDWQAIGTSAELDQNGELFAKDSPVGPVLVVGTSKSENLIAVNPTCTHKGCTVLWKADAKKFACPCHKAEYGADGKVQKGPATESLKTYTAKIEGNSVVVKPS from the coding sequence ATGAAACGTCGTGATTTCATCAATTGGGTAGGTTTGGGTTGGATAGCTAGTAGCCTACCGGTGGCAATTGCCGCCTGTACTTCCCAGACAACTGCACCAACATCAAAAGCATCTGGAGATTGGCAAGCGATCGGTACTTCAGCAGAATTAGATCAAAATGGTGAATTATTTGCTAAAGACTCACCCGTTGGGCCTGTTTTGGTAGTGGGTACATCTAAAAGCGAAAATCTGATTGCGGTTAACCCTACCTGTACTCATAAAGGTTGCACAGTTTTATGGAAAGCTGATGCTAAAAAGTTCGCTTGTCCTTGTCATAAAGCAGAATATGGGGCTGATGGTAAAGTACAAAAAGGCCCAGCCACAGAATCGCTCAAAACTTACACCGCCAAAATTGAAGGGAATTCAGTTGTAGTCAAGCCAAGCTAA